In the Streptomyces sp. NBC_00193 genome, CCAGGCCGCCGCGCCGCCGCCCGTGCCCTTGTCGCCCGAACCGTCCTTCGCGGAGTCGCTGCCGCCGCAGGCGGTGAGCGCGGCCACGAGGCCGAGGGCGCCGCCTGCCGCGATCAGGCCGCGGCGGGTGAGGAGGGAGGAGCGGGACTTGGGCATGGGGTGTCCACTTTCGTGCGTACTGGGTGGCTCGGCGTTCGATAGGAAGGTTAGCCTAACCTTGGCTGAAAACGATAAAGGGCCCTCCGTGAGGAGGGCCCCGTACCGCACCACCACCTACCGTCAGCCCGAAAGCCCCAGCTCACGGGCGATCAGCATGCGCTGCACCTCGCTCGTGCCCTCGCCGATCTCCAGGATCTTGGAGTCGCGCCACATGCGGGCCACCGGGTACTCGTTCATGAACCCGTAGCCGCCGTGGATCTGCGTGGCGTCGCGCGCGTTGTCGACCGCCACCGTCGAGGAGTACAGCTTCGCGATGGCCGCCTCCTTCTTGAAGGGCTCCCCGGCCACGAGCCGGGAGGCCGCGTCGCGCCAGCCGATCCGCGCCATGTGGGCGCGCATCTCCATGTCCGCCAGCTTGAACTGGATGGCCTGGTTGTCGCCGATCGCCTTGCCGAAGGCGTGCCGCTCCTTGGCGTACTTCACCGACTCGTCCACGCAGCCCTGCGCCAGGCCCGTCGCGAGCGCCGAGATGGCCACGCGGCCCTCGTCGAGGATCCGCAGGAACTGGGCGTAGCCGCGGCCCTCCTCGCCGACCAGGTTGGCCAGCGGGACCCGTACGCCGTCGAAGGACAGCTCGCGGGTGTCCGAGGAGTTCCAGCCGACCTTGGAGTAGGGGGCGGCCACCGTGAAGCCCGGGGTCCCGGAGGGGACGATGATCGAGGAGATCTCGGGGCGTCCGTCGGCCTTGCGGCCCGTCACGGCGGTGACGGTGACCAGACCGGTGATGTCCGTACCGGAGTTGGTGATGAAGCACTTGGAGCCGTTGATCACCCACTCGTCGCCGTCCCGGACGGCGGTCGTGCGCGTGCCGCCGGCGTCGCTGCCCGCGCCGGGCTCGGTCAGGCCGAAGGCGCCGAGGATCTCGCCGGAGCACATCCGCGGCAGCCACTGCTGCTTCTGCTCCTCGGTGCCGAAGAGGTACAGGGGCATCGCGCCGAGCGAGACGCCGGCCTCCAGGGTGATGGCGACCGAGGAGTCGACGCGGGCCAGCTCCTCCAGGGCGATGCCGAGGGCGAGGTAGTCGCCGCCCATGCCGCCGTACTCCTCCGGGAAGGGCAGGCCGAACAGGCCCATGCGGCCCATCTCGCGGACGATCTCGTACGGGAACTCGTGCCGCTCGTACAGGTCGCCGATCTTGGGCGCCACCACATCGTGCGCGAA is a window encoding:
- a CDS encoding acyl-CoA dehydrogenase family protein, with the protein product MALDHRLTPEHEELRRTVEAFAHDVVAPKIGDLYERHEFPYEIVREMGRMGLFGLPFPEEYGGMGGDYLALGIALEELARVDSSVAITLEAGVSLGAMPLYLFGTEEQKQQWLPRMCSGEILGAFGLTEPGAGSDAGGTRTTAVRDGDEWVINGSKCFITNSGTDITGLVTVTAVTGRKADGRPEISSIIVPSGTPGFTVAAPYSKVGWNSSDTRELSFDGVRVPLANLVGEEGRGYAQFLRILDEGRVAISALATGLAQGCVDESVKYAKERHAFGKAIGDNQAIQFKLADMEMRAHMARIGWRDAASRLVAGEPFKKEAAIAKLYSSTVAVDNARDATQIHGGYGFMNEYPVARMWRDSKILEIGEGTSEVQRMLIARELGLSG